Proteins from one Gemmatimonadota bacterium genomic window:
- a CDS encoding DUF362 domain-containing protein, translating to MASTTTVGIGTGSNRRENVRTAVERSAPQLASLMREEVMLKPNFLSGTNPVVCTHPDAVRGVLDVIVTLPDWPRRVLIAEGGNESVPGECFRHMGYADIPDEYDLPIELVDLNQETRWRNTRVYMVDGTWTTVRMPRTVLDCPCVISVAVAKTHDGAMVTLALKNLIMGTILKKDRIKVHGYTTHYDRRHPQEARALSRNLIRLARHLYPHYSVVDGTVGIQGNGPGGTDTVPLGLAAAGEDTIAVDAVISKAMGFEPMEVGTVFYGDAIGLGVGDLSRIRVAGGRLDELALSFKGHESIDLQRQWAIEGAWETAAVGG from the coding sequence ATGGCATCGACAACGACGGTGGGCATCGGTACGGGAAGCAACCGCCGGGAGAACGTACGGACGGCCGTAGAACGCTCCGCCCCGCAACTGGCCTCCCTCATGCGTGAAGAGGTCATGCTCAAGCCCAATTTCCTCTCCGGCACCAACCCGGTGGTATGCACCCACCCGGACGCGGTCCGCGGCGTGCTGGACGTGATCGTGACCCTGCCCGACTGGCCCCGTCGGGTCCTGATCGCCGAGGGCGGGAACGAGTCCGTACCCGGGGAGTGCTTCCGTCACATGGGGTACGCCGACATCCCGGACGAATACGACCTCCCCATCGAGCTGGTGGACCTGAACCAGGAGACACGGTGGCGCAACACCCGGGTATACATGGTCGACGGCACCTGGACGACGGTCCGAATGCCCCGAACCGTGCTGGACTGTCCCTGCGTCATCTCGGTCGCCGTGGCAAAGACCCACGATGGCGCCATGGTTACCCTGGCGCTGAAGAACCTCATCATGGGCACGATCCTGAAGAAGGACCGCATCAAGGTACACGGCTACACGACCCACTACGACCGGCGCCACCCCCAGGAGGCGCGGGCCCTCAGCAGGAACCTGATCCGGCTTGCCCGCCACCTCTACCCGCACTACAGCGTGGTGGACGGCACCGTGGGCATCCAGGGCAACGGTCCCGGTGGTACCGACACGGTACCGCTCGGGCTGGCGGCGGCCGGCGAGGACACCATCGCCGTGGACGCTGTCATTTCGAAGGCCATGGGATTCGAGCCCATGGAAGTGGGCACGGTCTTCTACGGGGATGCCATCGGGCTGGGTGTGGGCGACCTGTCTCGCATCCGCGTCGCCGGCGGCCGTCTGGATGAGCTCGCCCTGTCCTTCAAGGGTCACGAATCCATCGACCTGCAGCGCCAGTGGGCCATCGAAGGGGCGTGGGAGACGGCGGCGGTCGGCGGCTGA
- a CDS encoding aminotransferase class V-fold PLP-dependent enzyme, whose amino-acid sequence MNLDRIRQEFPVVQRCTYLNHAAVGTLPTRAREAVRAYVEDFNEHAASNYRDWEAAIETARSRAARLINATPEQIAFVKNTTEGLCFAANGIDWRSGDNVVLNDLEFPSNVYPWLNLAQYGVETRMVESVDGRLTVDSIAERIDGRTRAVSISHVEFGNGFRNDLAAIGALCREKDVCFVVDAIQSLGQTPVDVEEMSIDLLTADGHKWLLSPEGIGIFYCAPHLTDRLRLYEVGWNSVADAGNYNAYDPTPAPTARRFECGSHNTLGIHALGASLDLLLEVGIEAVQERLRLLTDRLVDGLRDAGYRVLSPRGASESSGIVTFDSPVHETEALHRTLRSHRILGARRGGGIRISPHFYNTEEEVLRVVDALPGH is encoded by the coding sequence TTGAACCTCGACCGCATCCGCCAGGAATTCCCTGTCGTCCAGCGCTGCACCTATCTGAACCACGCGGCGGTCGGCACGTTGCCCACACGCGCCAGGGAAGCCGTGCGCGCCTACGTGGAGGACTTCAACGAGCACGCCGCCTCCAACTACCGTGACTGGGAAGCCGCCATCGAGACCGCCCGGTCTCGGGCTGCCCGCTTGATCAACGCCACACCCGAGCAGATCGCCTTCGTCAAGAATACGACCGAAGGCCTGTGTTTCGCCGCCAACGGCATCGACTGGCGTTCAGGCGACAACGTGGTCCTGAACGACCTGGAATTCCCCTCGAACGTATATCCCTGGCTCAATCTTGCCCAATACGGCGTGGAAACACGGATGGTAGAGTCCGTGGACGGCCGGCTCACGGTGGATTCGATCGCGGAAAGGATCGATGGGCGGACGCGCGCCGTCTCCATCAGCCACGTCGAGTTCGGCAACGGATTCCGCAATGACCTTGCGGCGATCGGCGCGCTGTGCCGTGAGAAGGACGTCTGTTTCGTCGTCGACGCCATACAGTCCCTCGGGCAGACGCCGGTGGACGTGGAGGAGATGTCCATCGACCTCCTCACGGCCGATGGACACAAATGGCTACTGAGTCCGGAAGGGATCGGCATTTTCTACTGCGCGCCGCACCTGACGGATCGGCTGAGGCTCTACGAAGTGGGCTGGAACTCGGTGGCCGACGCGGGCAACTACAATGCCTACGATCCCACGCCGGCGCCGACGGCGCGGCGCTTCGAGTGCGGTTCCCACAATACGCTGGGCATTCACGCGCTGGGCGCTTCCCTGGACTTGTTGCTGGAGGTGGGTATAGAGGCGGTGCAGGAGAGGCTGCGACTGCTGACCGACCGGCTGGTCGACGGGTTGCGCGACGCGGGCTACCGCGTCCTGAGTCCCCGGGGCGCATCCGAATCGTCGGGCATAGTGACCTTCGACAGTCCGGTACACGAGACCGAAGCCCTGCATCGTACGCTGCGGAGCCACCGGATCCTCGGCGCGCGCCGAGGAGGCGGCATTCGCATCTCCCCGCATTTCTATAACACGGAAGAGGAAGTTCTTCGCGTCGTGGACGCGCTTCCGGGGCACTGA
- a CDS encoding STAS domain-containing protein — MNESRINGVPVIELVGSFLGDPEVSAFHDRVRALKAEGTTAAVVDLGRLNLISSSGVGALVGSAKTLREAGGDLKLANLSERTHNVLVVVTRLDSVFNIFDSAEDAAASF; from the coding sequence ATGAACGAAAGCAGGATTAACGGTGTACCGGTTATCGAACTCGTCGGCAGCTTCCTGGGCGATCCCGAAGTGTCCGCATTCCATGACCGCGTGAGGGCATTGAAGGCCGAGGGCACGACCGCAGCCGTCGTCGACCTGGGCAGGTTGAACCTCATCAGCAGTTCGGGCGTCGGCGCGCTCGTGGGAAGTGCCAAGACCCTCCGTGAAGCCGGAGGCGACCTGAAGCTGGCCAACCTGAGCGAACGCACGCACAACGTGTTGGTCGTCGTTACCCGCCTGGATTCCGTTTTCAACATCTTCGACTCGGCAGAGGACGCCGCGGCAAGTTTCTGA
- a CDS encoding aminotransferase class V-fold PLP-dependent enzyme, with protein MQSLMRVGFRPAHPSEVAITRNSTESMNIIALGLDLKPEDEILTTTHEHYGGWSCWQHRHAQFGNPIRKLDLYDPPEDEDEIVRLFEEAIRPETRVLSFCHVTCTTAWRLPVKKICAMARERGLITVVDGAQSVGMIAVDMKDLGGDFYVSSTHKWLFTPKGTGLLYVDDAAQDKIGLGYYTGGGRPTARRFENNASQSHAPLVGFAVAVDFHNAIGTGLVEDRGAAMAKWLKTRLSDIPGVRVWTPMSRALSASMVSFSIAGMTSSDVGTPLRERYRIHSRGLHEGGYHGARISCAMHNSYEEMERVAGAVREIAANRC; from the coding sequence GTGCAGTCTTTGATGCGGGTGGGCTTCCGCCCCGCGCACCCCTCCGAGGTCGCCATCACGAGGAATTCGACCGAGAGCATGAACATCATTGCCCTCGGCCTCGACCTGAAACCGGAAGACGAGATCCTGACGACCACCCACGAGCACTACGGCGGCTGGTCCTGCTGGCAGCACCGGCACGCACAATTCGGCAACCCGATCCGGAAGCTCGACCTGTACGATCCGCCGGAAGACGAGGACGAGATCGTCCGGCTGTTCGAGGAAGCCATTCGGCCGGAAACCCGCGTGCTCAGTTTCTGCCACGTCACCTGCACGACGGCCTGGCGCCTGCCCGTCAAAAAGATCTGTGCGATGGCACGCGAGCGCGGGCTCATCACGGTCGTCGACGGGGCGCAGTCGGTGGGCATGATCGCGGTCGACATGAAGGACCTCGGCGGCGACTTCTACGTGAGCAGCACGCACAAGTGGCTGTTTACGCCCAAGGGCACGGGTCTGCTGTACGTGGATGACGCCGCACAGGACAAGATCGGACTGGGTTACTACACGGGCGGCGGGCGGCCGACGGCGAGGCGTTTCGAGAACAACGCGTCCCAGAGTCACGCGCCGCTGGTGGGATTCGCCGTGGCCGTGGATTTCCACAACGCCATCGGTACCGGCCTGGTCGAGGACCGCGGCGCGGCCATGGCGAAATGGCTCAAGACCCGTCTTTCCGACATACCCGGCGTTCGGGTCTGGACGCCGATGAGCCGCGCGCTCTCCGCGTCCATGGTATCCTTTTCCATCGCCGGCATGACCTCCTCCGACGTGGGCACGCCGCTCCGGGAGAGGTACCGGATCCACAGTCGCGGCCTGCACGAAGGGGGCTACCACGGCGCACGCATTTCCTGTGCCATGCACAACAGCTACGAAGAAATGGAACGAGTCGCCGGCGCCGTGAGAGAAATCGCGGCTAACCGGTGCTAG
- a CDS encoding AMP-binding protein — protein sequence MSDTALTIKALKDRLGDAFAENVVLRIKRDGEYAEFTGSEAARRADALAGLLASLGLQHGDRVALLAANQPEWGIAYLAIVGHGMTAVPIDRLLKPGEYQRILEDSGARAIVVSDAFRDDFHSIAGSLPELKHVLSLEEVMASDTDAAAPDSQVSPDDLAVLIYTSGTTGRPKGVMLSHRNIMSNVSAASQVISITSDDSFVSVLPLHHTFECTAGFLAPVYNGAMVSYVGSLNSRDIVETMKDSRATIMLAVPLLYEKMYQGIMRKVGSQPAVTRTVFNLLMGVVKLGEKFNKRMGTALFRSLRDKGGLGTIRFFVSGAAALPPEVAEGFDRLGLRILQGYGLTETSPVVSVHRVEQPPKPDSVGPPINGVDVEVVNPDDTGVGELVVRGDNVMLGYYNNPEATAEVLKDGALYTGDSGWIDDEGHVHIAGRLKNVIITRAGKNIYPEEIEGELVLSPYIAEALVFGAENADTGEEYVRAVVVPDFEVLEEEGTPDDDETLTALMNHEVRERCRNLADYKRVREVELRREEFSKTSTRKIKRFLFKTGQESPAEDTAGQ from the coding sequence ATGTCCGATACTGCACTTACCATAAAGGCACTGAAAGACAGATTGGGAGATGCGTTCGCGGAGAACGTCGTCCTGCGCATCAAACGCGACGGCGAGTACGCGGAATTCACGGGATCGGAAGCGGCCCGCCGGGCCGACGCGCTCGCCGGACTGCTCGCCTCCCTCGGCCTGCAGCACGGCGACAGGGTCGCGCTGCTGGCGGCCAACCAACCCGAATGGGGCATCGCCTACCTGGCCATCGTAGGGCACGGAATGACGGCCGTACCCATCGACCGGCTGTTGAAGCCCGGTGAATACCAGCGGATTCTGGAGGATTCCGGGGCGCGGGCCATCGTGGTGTCCGACGCCTTCCGGGACGACTTCCATTCCATCGCCGGTTCCCTGCCCGAACTCAAGCACGTGCTGAGTCTGGAAGAAGTGATGGCCAGCGATACGGACGCCGCCGCGCCTGACAGCCAGGTCAGCCCGGACGACCTCGCCGTCCTGATCTACACCTCGGGCACGACCGGCCGGCCCAAGGGCGTGATGCTGTCCCACCGCAATATCATGTCCAACGTGTCGGCCGCCAGCCAGGTCATATCCATCACTTCCGACGACAGTTTCGTATCCGTGCTCCCCCTGCACCATACCTTCGAGTGCACGGCCGGGTTCCTTGCGCCGGTCTACAACGGCGCCATGGTGTCCTACGTGGGCAGCCTCAACTCGAGAGACATCGTCGAGACCATGAAGGACTCCAGGGCGACGATCATGCTGGCCGTCCCGCTGCTTTACGAGAAGATGTACCAGGGGATCATGCGCAAGGTCGGCTCCCAGCCCGCGGTCACGCGGACCGTGTTCAACCTCCTGATGGGCGTGGTGAAACTGGGCGAGAAGTTCAACAAGCGCATGGGCACGGCCCTGTTCCGGAGCCTTCGGGACAAGGGCGGGCTGGGGACGATCCGGTTCTTCGTGTCCGGTGCCGCCGCGCTGCCGCCCGAAGTAGCCGAGGGATTCGATCGGCTGGGGCTGCGCATCCTGCAGGGTTACGGGCTCACGGAAACCTCTCCGGTCGTTTCCGTGCACCGCGTGGAGCAGCCTCCGAAACCCGATTCCGTCGGACCGCCCATAAACGGCGTGGACGTGGAAGTCGTGAACCCGGACGACACGGGCGTGGGCGAACTCGTCGTGCGGGGCGATAACGTGATGCTGGGCTACTACAACAATCCCGAGGCCACGGCCGAAGTCCTCAAGGACGGCGCGCTATATACCGGCGATTCGGGATGGATCGACGACGAGGGACATGTCCACATCGCGGGCCGGCTCAAGAACGTAATCATCACCCGGGCCGGCAAGAACATCTATCCGGAGGAAATCGAGGGTGAACTCGTCCTCAGTCCCTACATCGCGGAAGCGCTCGTCTTCGGCGCCGAAAACGCGGATACGGGAGAGGAATACGTCCGTGCGGTCGTGGTACCCGACTTCGAAGTCCTGGAAGAAGAAGGCACGCCGGACGACGACGAGACCCTGACCGCGCTCATGAACCACGAGGTGCGGGAGCGTTGCCGGAACCTCGCGGACTACAAGCGCGTCAGAGAAGTGGAGCTGCGCCGGGAAGAGTTTTCGAAGACTTCCACGCGCAAGATCAAGCGTTTTCTGTTCAAGACCGGGCAGGAAAGCCCCGCGGAGGACACCGCCGGCCAGTAA
- a CDS encoding site-2 protease family protein → MDNRLHPSDSDPAPHSSEDTLPHAMRPDEAGRHHTHWRRPTFLFACTFLTTLISGTIMEHPTVPPLVVLFTLVTVPALLLDGLPFSLSVLGILMAHEMGHYLYARWYGVHTSLPHFIPSPFFFITPNPGTFGAVIVTKAPYPNRQALMDIGAAGPIAGFIVAVPIMAYSLIGARVDLVPGEGEGLYLGEPLVFQALAYLIHGPLPEDYTIYLDSVGLAAWFGCLVTMLNLLPVGQLDGGHILYAFTGGAAGGRRLQKNLALASFAALAVLGWYSPGWWVFGVLLLLMGRFSGFRHPAPVDDAAPLPGHSKWLGWLSVLVFILTCMPVPISFT, encoded by the coding sequence ATGGACAACAGGCTACACCCATCCGATTCGGATCCGGCGCCCCATTCCTCGGAGGATACGCTCCCGCATGCCATGCGGCCGGACGAAGCCGGGCGGCACCACACCCACTGGCGCCGCCCCACCTTCCTGTTCGCCTGTACCTTCCTGACCACCCTGATCTCCGGCACCATCATGGAGCACCCCACGGTCCCCCCGCTGGTTGTGCTGTTCACCCTGGTGACCGTCCCGGCGCTTCTCCTGGACGGTTTGCCCTTCTCCCTGTCGGTGCTCGGCATCCTCATGGCCCACGAGATGGGCCACTATCTCTACGCCAGGTGGTACGGCGTCCATACGTCCCTTCCACATTTCATTCCCTCGCCCTTCTTCTTCATCACGCCGAATCCGGGTACTTTCGGCGCCGTCATCGTGACGAAGGCGCCCTACCCGAACCGGCAGGCCCTGATGGACATCGGCGCCGCCGGTCCCATCGCCGGATTCATCGTGGCGGTTCCGATCATGGCGTACAGCCTGATCGGCGCCCGGGTGGATCTCGTCCCCGGTGAGGGAGAGGGTCTTTACCTGGGCGAACCCCTGGTGTTTCAGGCGCTCGCCTACCTGATTCACGGTCCGCTGCCCGAGGATTACACCATTTACCTCGATTCCGTGGGCCTGGCTGCATGGTTCGGCTGCCTGGTCACCATGCTCAACCTGTTGCCGGTGGGCCAGCTGGACGGCGGCCATATCCTGTATGCCTTCACGGGGGGCGCGGCCGGAGGCAGGCGCCTGCAGAAAAACCTCGCGCTCGCGAGTTTTGCGGCGCTGGCCGTGCTGGGGTGGTATTCGCCTGGGTGGTGGGTGTTCGGGGTGCTGCTGCTGTTGATGGGCAGGTTCAGCGGTTTCCGTCATCCCGCGCCGGTGGACGACGCGGCGCCGCTTCCCGGGCACAGCAAGTGGCTGGGCTGGCTCTCGGTCCTGGTCTTCATCCTGACCTGCATGCCGGTGCCGATCTCGTTTACGTGA
- a CDS encoding tetratricopeptide repeat protein: protein MWFWSHKLKLLLVKKDYETIVRLCFERVERNQSDYWTLRGLGLGLMYTGRTSEAFEWLSKCARAYPKKVAVQYDIGLIYMKQECYSEARGYMLNALEGGYRTDALFQDLGRIYCYLGEFEKATNCFREVIRRSPRNGEAYKLLGMVYKRRTMYDEAVAAYRESLRWDGDNSEIHMSLAEIFVRQEKWELAVGEYQKALELDATNFAAHYALGSIFEIMGENARAIDELLKAHRIDGGDERIHKKLERLLIS, encoded by the coding sequence ATGTGGTTCTGGTCTCATAAGCTCAAGCTCCTCCTGGTGAAGAAGGACTACGAGACCATCGTGCGCCTTTGCTTCGAGCGCGTGGAGCGGAACCAGTCCGACTACTGGACCCTGCGGGGCCTGGGCCTCGGACTCATGTATACCGGCCGCACGAGCGAAGCCTTCGAATGGCTCAGCAAGTGCGCACGGGCGTATCCGAAAAAGGTCGCGGTACAGTACGATATCGGTTTGATCTACATGAAGCAGGAGTGCTACAGCGAAGCCCGCGGTTACATGCTGAACGCCCTCGAGGGCGGATACCGAACGGACGCCCTCTTCCAGGACCTGGGCCGAATCTACTGCTATCTCGGCGAATTCGAGAAGGCGACCAACTGCTTCCGCGAGGTCATCCGCCGTTCACCCCGGAACGGTGAGGCCTACAAGCTCCTGGGAATGGTGTACAAGCGGCGGACCATGTACGACGAGGCCGTCGCCGCGTACCGGGAATCCTTGCGGTGGGATGGAGACAACTCCGAAATCCACATGAGTCTCGCGGAGATCTTCGTCCGTCAGGAGAAATGGGAACTGGCGGTCGGAGAGTACCAGAAGGCGCTCGAACTCGACGCCACCAATTTCGCGGCCCACTACGCGCTGGGATCCATCTTCGAGATCATGGGCGAGAACGCCCGGGCGATCGATGAATTGCTCAAGGCCCACCGTATCGACGGGGGCGACGAACGAATCCACAAGAAACTGGAACGGTTGCTGATTAGCTGA
- a CDS encoding molybdenum cofactor guanylyltransferase yields MTAREEVTGIILAGGKSSRFGSNKALSRIDGDRLIERLCRTVDSVTGRMMLITHTPADYAFLKLESRKDLVPRCGPIGGIYTALRTAHTPLCLCVACDMPFVRPEFLEYMVERSAGYDVVVPVNDGRVEPLCAVYRETCVPAIEDRIHARRYKIAGFFDEVRVLRLAPEEGGFHDDDMFFNINDRTDYDEALKRMTDRAR; encoded by the coding sequence ATGACAGCCAGGGAAGAAGTTACGGGCATCATCCTCGCGGGAGGGAAGAGCAGCCGGTTCGGCTCGAACAAGGCACTCAGCCGGATTGATGGAGACCGGTTGATCGAACGGCTTTGCCGGACGGTCGATTCGGTGACCGGACGGATGATGCTGATCACCCATACCCCGGCGGACTACGCCTTCCTGAAGCTGGAAAGCCGGAAGGACCTGGTTCCCCGCTGCGGGCCCATTGGCGGCATCTATACCGCGCTCAGGACGGCGCATACGCCACTGTGCCTGTGTGTCGCCTGCGACATGCCCTTTGTCAGGCCGGAATTCCTGGAATACATGGTGGAGCGGTCGGCCGGTTATGACGTGGTCGTCCCCGTGAACGACGGACGCGTGGAACCGCTGTGCGCGGTTTACCGGGAGACCTGCGTCCCGGCGATCGAGGACCGGATCCATGCGCGCAGATACAAGATCGCCGGATTCTTCGACGAGGTCCGCGTCCTGCGTCTTGCACCGGAGGAGGGTGGGTTCCACGATGACGACATGTTCTTCAACATCAACGACAGGACGGATTACGACGAAGCACTGAAGCGCATGACGGACCGGGCGCGCTAG
- the rsmI gene encoding 16S rRNA (cytidine(1402)-2'-O)-methyltransferase — protein MLYLVATPIGHLDDITLRALEILRGVDTVLSEDTRRTGRLLKHYGISARQMSYHEHNEQRAVPRALAALEQGRDLALVTDAGTPGIADPGYRLVQAAIQAEIPVSMAPGPSALIMALVLSGLPVHRFSFCGFPPRRPAARRRCLEADADRADTLIYFESPHRVHALIADALEAFGDRRAALANDLTKLHEKIDRSPLSVLLEDTRDRRLRGEFILLVEGRSG, from the coding sequence ATGCTTTACCTGGTAGCCACGCCGATCGGCCATCTGGACGACATCACGCTCCGGGCGCTGGAGATCCTGCGCGGCGTGGATACCGTGCTCAGCGAAGACACGCGCAGGACCGGACGGTTGCTCAAGCATTACGGGATCAGCGCCCGGCAGATGTCCTACCACGAACACAACGAGCAGCGGGCCGTACCCAGGGCCCTTGCCGCCCTGGAGCAGGGACGTGACCTCGCCCTGGTCACGGATGCGGGCACACCCGGTATCGCCGATCCCGGCTACCGGCTCGTCCAGGCCGCGATCCAGGCCGAAATCCCCGTGAGCATGGCCCCCGGTCCGAGCGCGTTGATCATGGCGCTCGTACTATCGGGCCTGCCGGTCCACCGGTTTTCGTTCTGCGGATTCCCGCCCCGCAGGCCCGCGGCCCGGCGCCGCTGTCTGGAAGCGGACGCGGACCGTGCGGACACGCTCATCTATTTCGAAAGCCCCCACCGGGTGCACGCGCTCATCGCCGACGCTCTGGAGGCGTTCGGGGACCGCAGGGCGGCCCTGGCCAACGACCTGACCAAGCTTCACGAGAAAATCGACCGGAGTCCGCTGTCGGTGCTGCTTGAAGATACCCGGGACCGCCGCCTGCGCGGGGAGTTCATCCTGCTGGTGGAGGGACGGTCCGGCTAA
- a CDS encoding Gfo/Idh/MocA family oxidoreductase — translation MRESKRNQGVHMSGSYRVGIIGCGGMGGSHARHWTQKPQTDVVAVADVSERSARKLADEFDAKPYTDYAGMLKEEACDIVSITTWQNVRAEVTVKAAESGAKGILGEKPMASSLREADLMLASCAQHGVKLAIGHQRRFTPQNMEARRLVTDGAIGAPTAMLRRDAHGLLNRGTHELDEMMYVLGDPAPVWVIGQVTRKTDRWERRVRCEDRCAAIIAFEGGIRGTYESDLPDPGLQGDVIYGTEGILKRGPEGGLLLLNRRAGDWQSITPPPVEVDQYDEFIYWLDGSGEGHRNDGETARLTMELMMAIYESARIRDVVELPLQTGDNPLDLMVEEGALPVEIHGRYDIRAPFPEQTN, via the coding sequence ATGCGGGAAAGCAAACGCAATCAAGGAGTTCACATGTCCGGGTCATATCGGGTCGGCATCATAGGCTGCGGAGGAATGGGCGGTTCGCACGCGCGGCACTGGACGCAGAAGCCGCAGACCGACGTGGTGGCGGTCGCCGACGTCAGTGAGCGCAGCGCCCGCAAGCTGGCCGACGAATTCGATGCGAAACCTTACACGGATTACGCGGGTATGCTGAAGGAAGAAGCCTGTGACATCGTCAGCATCACCACCTGGCAGAACGTCCGCGCCGAAGTCACCGTGAAAGCCGCGGAATCGGGCGCAAAGGGCATTCTTGGCGAGAAGCCGATGGCGTCCAGTCTCCGCGAAGCCGACCTCATGCTGGCGTCCTGCGCGCAGCACGGCGTCAAGCTCGCCATCGGCCACCAGCGCAGGTTCACCCCGCAGAACATGGAAGCGCGCCGCCTGGTGACGGACGGCGCGATCGGAGCCCCCACGGCCATGCTGCGCCGGGACGCCCACGGCCTGCTCAACCGGGGAACTCACGAGCTGGACGAGATGATGTACGTGCTTGGCGACCCGGCCCCGGTCTGGGTGATCGGCCAGGTGACCCGCAAGACGGACCGTTGGGAGCGCCGGGTGCGGTGCGAGGACCGGTGTGCGGCGATCATCGCCTTCGAAGGCGGGATCAGGGGTACCTACGAAAGCGACCTGCCCGATCCCGGGCTGCAGGGCGACGTCATTTATGGTACGGAGGGGATCCTGAAACGCGGTCCCGAAGGCGGCCTGCTCCTGCTGAACCGCCGTGCCGGCGACTGGCAGTCCATCACGCCGCCGCCGGTGGAGGTTGACCAGTACGACGAGTTCATTTACTGGCTGGACGGCAGCGGAGAAGGACACCGCAACGACGGTGAAACCGCCCGTCTGACCATGGAACTCATGATGGCGATCTACGAATCGGCCCGCATCCGCGACGTGGTAGAACTGCCGCTGCAGACGGGAGACAATCCGCTGGACCTGATGGTGGAGGAGGGAGCGCTTCCCGTGGAGATACACGGCCGCTACGACATACGCGCGCCGTTCCCTGAACAGACGAACTGA
- the hemE gene encoding uroporphyrinogen decarboxylase — protein sequence MRWHFESDPYGTRGESAFLRACRRESTEYTPIWLLRQAGRYQRAYRELKSDLDFLDMCKTPELTAEITLMAAERLGVDAAILFADILPLLQPMGFRLEYVTGQGPVIHNPLRSAEAVDQLEDGEPASQRFVYEAIRMVLPALPPHIPLIGFSGAPFTLAAYAIEGQSTKDFKHLKTFMYTDPGAWHAFMSKLARAVTAYLNEQIEAGVHAVQLFDSWAGCLSPDDYRAFVLPHTGYVFSHLRRGVPRLHFGVGTGSLLELMREAGGDVIGLDWRVDLAEAWRRLEYDTAVQGNLDPVILFASPDEIRKQAKAILHKAAGRPGHIFNLGHGILPGTPEDHVIALVDAVHEMGSGR from the coding sequence ATGCGGTGGCATTTCGAGAGCGATCCGTACGGTACCCGGGGAGAATCGGCCTTCCTCAGGGCTTGCCGCCGTGAATCGACGGAATATACGCCCATATGGCTGCTGCGCCAGGCCGGCCGCTACCAGCGGGCCTACCGGGAACTCAAATCCGACCTGGACTTCCTGGATATGTGCAAGACCCCGGAGCTCACGGCGGAAATCACGTTGATGGCCGCGGAACGCCTCGGGGTGGACGCCGCCATCCTCTTCGCGGACATCCTGCCCCTGCTGCAGCCGATGGGGTTCCGACTGGAATACGTCACGGGTCAGGGACCGGTCATTCACAACCCGTTGCGATCGGCCGAAGCCGTGGACCAACTCGAAGACGGGGAACCGGCGTCCCAGCGCTTCGTCTACGAGGCCATCCGCATGGTGCTGCCCGCGCTGCCGCCCCATATCCCGCTCATCGGTTTTTCCGGCGCCCCCTTCACCCTGGCGGCCTATGCCATCGAAGGCCAGAGTACCAAGGACTTCAAGCATCTCAAGACCTTCATGTATACCGATCCGGGCGCGTGGCACGCTTTCATGTCGAAGCTGGCCCGGGCCGTCACGGCGTACCTCAACGAACAGATCGAGGCCGGCGTCCACGCCGTGCAACTCTTCGACAGCTGGGCCGGCTGCCTGTCACCCGACGATTACCGGGCGTTCGTCCTTCCCCACACGGGATACGTCTTTTCCCACCTGCGCCGGGGCGTGCCCAGGCTTCACTTCGGCGTGGGGACGGGGTCCCTGCTCGAACTGATGCGGGAGGCGGGAGGAGACGTCATCGGGCTGGACTGGCGGGTGGACCTGGCCGAGGCCTGGCGCCGGCTCGAATACGATACGGCCGTACAGGGGAACCTCGATCCCGTGATCCTGTTCGCCTCCCCCGATGAAATCCGCAAACAGGCCAAGGCCATCCTGCACAAGGCCGCCGGACGTCCCGGCCACATATTCAATCTCGGCCACGGCATACTGCCCGGCACGCCGGAAGACCACGTGATCGCCCTGGTGGACGCCGTACATGAGATGGGAAGCGGTCGATGA